Within the Catalinimonas niigatensis genome, the region CATAGACTGATACCAACTCCCCTCCTCCCTGAATCACAGCTTCCGTCTGTCCGTAGATGTGTCCGTGATTAAGACCTATGACCGAGAAACGTATGGATTCCCTGGGTTTTGCCGGCTTCTCTGGTTTTACTTTCACTTCCACAACCCGGGAGCCGGTAGTTAATGCATTTCCAAAAATATCAGCAGGTAGGGCAAAAGCAGCGGTGGCCAATGAATGCTTGAGAAAATCACGTCTATTGTTTTGCATAAGGTTCAGTTTTAGGTTGCTGTACAATAATACATTTCCAGCCTTTCTGATTCAAATCAATTTGAAAATTAAGCTATTTGCCAAGATGCTCTCTCCATGTGCAATGATAGATGGTTATAGCATAAAATTCGTGTCATTTTTTCTGCTCTTCAACATTGTACTCCACATGCTTTAAGCTAAATTTTCCGTAGGCAAATTCACCATCCGGGTAGTGCCAGATGGCTTCTCCGTAAGTACCCAGGCGATAGCCGTTGATCATCTGATAGTTGCTCAGTGGAGTAGAGAACCTATAGCGCTGCATATCTGCCACGGCGTAGCGGTCGTCGGAAATGAAGTTGATCAATTGTCCCTCTTCATTGAAGTAAAGCGTAGCGGAAATGCTGACGCCCCGGTTATGGAAAGTAGCTCTGGTCGTAGTATCATCTATGGCTTCCCATTGGATACGTGGGTCAATCAATGCAGCAGGGGCAAACAGACACATGTCATTAAAGATGGTGACTGTTTCCGCTTTCAGCAGTTCCTCTCCCTGTATATTGACTACCGGAAAAAGAGACAGCACTTTGATCAGCATGCCTGCCTGTCCGTTTTTATAAGCATGGTAACCGCTAGTAGGCAAACCTTTTACCCTGGCTTTCATGAAGAAGAGCCGCTCAGGATCATCATAGAAATTGTACTGCTGAGAAGTAAAGGCGAACCAGTTTTTGCCTTTCTCTCGCATTTCACCGCTAAACTCAATCCTGACATTCTTTACTTTGGGCTTACCTACTACGCCTACATACCTGAGATACTTCTGTACGGGTGCAGGCAAATGTTGCAGGTCATTTTCTGTCAGCAGTTCGCTTTCAGATATAGTATTTCTTTGGAAGCCCTGCGCTACATCCCGACGGAAGCTGTTTTCAAACTGCCATGCTCCGTAGCTTACTATGGCGACCAACAGGATGATGAGGTTAGCAATAGTGCCGAATTTAGCATCCTGCCATGCCATGAAAATGAGCACTTGCGACAAAAGGACAGAGACAAAAGCAATGATCACCCAATAAGGTTTGGCAGCCATATAAAGCAGTGCGGTGAGCAGAAACAGAGCAGCAACTGCCAACCATAGTACAGCCGTGGGTTTGGAAATATGCTGGGTGAGTTGGCTGACTTCAGCAAGCTGGAAAGCTTTTACAAAGCCCAGCAAATGAATGATGCCGTGGATCAGAACGATCAAAACAAATAAGTATTTCATGGCGATGCGTGTTACCTATTGCTGCTACAAAGGTGGTCATCTGCATCTGAATAGCCCATGACTTTTGTCAGTATAATGTATGATTGTCCTCAGGGATTTAGCTTATGCCTCAGGCTCGCAGCCCGGAGCATCATGGTACATTCAGCGTAGGGCTGGATAACCTCATACAAAGTAAGTACATGAAGTGGTGTATCCTAATCTATTTTGACCGGCTTATTGGTACCTTCTTCTCCGAAAGATGATCTCCATTTTTCTTCATAGACAGAAGAATAGATAATTTCTATCTCAGTATTCCTATGTACTTCTTCCAGCACATGCGCAGCGGTAGAATCGTTGGATGTTAAAATAGCAATGGGTTCGCCTACTGGTATGGCAGAACCCTCCGCGAGTTCGGTTCTTCCACATCGGATGGGCGTATTTGCATATATCCCGTCCCAGAAAAAACTTGCCACACTGTTGTATTCTTTCCCCTGATACTTAATCTTAAAACTTTCTACAAAAGCAGGGCCTACTCCATTGTTCACAAGTACCCAACTGGTAGAAGCTTGTCCATTAGCGTCATAGCCTGTACTGAGAGATCTCAAAAGGTAAGGCCTAACGCTTCCGTACTGTTGCTTTTGAATCAGGTAGTTTTGGTAAGCAAAGGTGATGAAAGTACCAGCACTGAGCAGAAGTGCAAACAAGCTCATGAGCTGGTTAGATTTCCAGGATCTTTTTACGGGTTTAGAAGGGCGCTCTTCTTTCCCTTCCTCTTTGACATCATCAGGCGTTGTATGGGTTTCTGACTGCATGCTCATCCTCTTTTTTGCTGTTCAATGTACAAAAAAGCTACAGATTAAAATTATGGAAAAGCACAATCTGAAACTGACCTCTGGATCGCTGTTCCTGCATCTGTGTCATAGTACTGAGTTCCATCCTCACACTCGGGCTAAAGACATAGCCCAGGCCTCCATAGAGTCGGTTTCGGTCAAAGACGGGGCTATCGGTATGTATAAATACTTCGTTGTAAGCAGAGAGGTATACCGCACCCGGCTCTAGCGTACTTTTGTTCAGGGGGATATTCAAAGATAAAAAATACCTGAGCCTGACCCGGAAATCATCTTCCAGTATCCTTTCCTCAATTCTATAGCGGTGGTTCAGATAAACCCTGCCAAAGCGGTTTCTGACAAATATCTGCTGATAAGGCCGGTACTCGTAGGTATTGATCTTTTCATCTCCCACATAGGGCTGGCTCCATATAAAGCCCAGTCCCTGAGCCAGGGTAATGTTAGGATGAATCTGATATTGGATGGCAGATCGGATAAGTAACTGCTCCAGGTCACCGGCAAAATTGAAGTTTCTGTATTGCACTTCACCCCATACGCTCCATTTGTCATTGAGCGTACCATTGCCGAAATAAATAAACCAGTTGCCATAATCCGTATCCTGAGAGAAAACCTGTATACTATTGAAGCAGATAAAAATCAGAAGAATAAACCTTTTCATAAATGTCTGTAAACATTAGATACGATGAACGATTGTTTTGAAGCTAAAAGCTATTGGAGTGGCAACTTAGCAGTTTTTGCTTTTGTTCAAAGCAC harbors:
- a CDS encoding DUF6544 family protein, encoding MKYLFVLIVLIHGIIHLLGFVKAFQLAEVSQLTQHISKPTAVLWLAVAALFLLTALLYMAAKPYWVIIAFVSVLLSQVLIFMAWQDAKFGTIANLIILLVAIVSYGAWQFENSFRRDVAQGFQRNTISESELLTENDLQHLPAPVQKYLRYVGVVGKPKVKNVRIEFSGEMREKGKNWFAFTSQQYNFYDDPERLFFMKARVKGLPTSGYHAYKNGQAGMLIKVLSLFPVVNIQGEELLKAETVTIFNDMCLFAPAALIDPRIQWEAIDDTTTRATFHNRGVSISATLYFNEEGQLINFISDDRYAVADMQRYRFSTPLSNYQMINGYRLGTYGEAIWHYPDGEFAYGKFSLKHVEYNVEEQKK
- a CDS encoding DUF2490 domain-containing protein — protein: MKRFILLIFICFNSIQVFSQDTDYGNWFIYFGNGTLNDKWSVWGEVQYRNFNFAGDLEQLLIRSAIQYQIHPNITLAQGLGFIWSQPYVGDEKINTYEYRPYQQIFVRNRFGRVYLNHRYRIEERILEDDFRVRLRYFLSLNIPLNKSTLEPGAVYLSAYNEVFIHTDSPVFDRNRLYGGLGYVFSPSVRMELSTMTQMQEQRSRGQFQIVLFHNFNL